A genomic region of Diachasmimorpha longicaudata isolate KC_UGA_2023 chromosome 17, iyDiaLong2, whole genome shotgun sequence contains the following coding sequences:
- the LOC135170593 gene encoding uncharacterized protein LOC135170593, whose amino-acid sequence MLESARNNNTQMSDDELDEAVTNHLKKLDALEIMEKFLENAKLNPPDSLRVDELVCTDSVTSNDWADAPNSWLTKPPEIFTQEIFNLSSLFGAPEWKSKNVYSISNPGPMSSNKLVIRPNEKSEESLKVENLNLLVKTRDYLAYYQQNQGIPWDDYGFVSLLKVMGQATGKSFLALFFILVNIAPMIQILLFVSRFILEKSVAILSLKNTHQRAMKSVIFSLQLMAIYICLFFIFGSIWLPILQMVLSIISQILFFN is encoded by the exons ATGCTTGAATCTGCAAGAAATAACAATACTCAAATGTCTGATGACGAACTTGATGAAGCGGTTACA aatcATCTGAAGAAACTCGACGCGTTAGAAATCATGGAGAAATTCTTagaaaatgcaaaattgaatCCACCAGACTCTTTACGTGTCGACGAGCTCGTATGCACCGATTCCGTCACTTCAAATGATTGGGCAGATGCTCCTAACTCTTGGTTGACGAAACCTCCTGAAATATTCActcaagaaatattcaatctaTCTTCATTATTTGGAGCACCCGAGTGGAAATCTAAAAATGTTTATAGTATATCGAATCCTGGTCCCATGTCATCTAATAAACTTGTCATTCGaccaaatgaaaaaagtgaagAGTCACTGAAGGTGGAGAATTTAAATTTGTTGGTTAAAACAAGAGATTATTTGGCGTACTATCAACAGAATCAGGGGATTCCCTGGGATGACTACGGATTTGTATCACTCCTGAAGGTTATGGGCCAAGCGACAGGAAAATCCTTTTTAGCATTATTCTTTATTCTCGTCAATATTGCTCCGATGATACAA attctTCTTTTCGTGTCCAGATTTATTCTGGAGAAAAGCGTGGCGATTTTGTCCTTAAAAAACACCCACCAAAGAGCCATGAAATCCGTAATTTTCAGTCTCCAGTTGATGGCAATCTACATCTGCCTATTCTTTATCTTCGGTTCCATCTGGCTTCCTATCCTACAAATGGTCCTCAGTATTATCTcccaaatattatttttcaattaa